In the Solanum pennellii chromosome 5, SPENNV200 genome, one interval contains:
- the LOC114077130 gene encoding uncharacterized protein LOC114077130 yields the protein MIVFIVSNLSKLEFVALDISGKNYLSWVLDAEIHLTAKVLGDSIIEGNMTSSQDKAKAMIFLRHHLDESLKVEYLTVKDPLELWIGLKGRYDHLKATNNFPIEIMWGKIKDEDMLKKTLTTFHAYNMILQQQYREKKFQKYSELISCLLVAEQHNDFLMKNHEARPAGSAPLSEAHAVEAHGQSEIRQNNRGHDNVRCMTKAKDDTIIVEVVVIVIVVALKVTEKMNVGYQSIS from the exons atgatagTTTTCATCGTGTCGAATTTGTCAAAACTTGAATTTGTCGCACTTGACATTTCTGGAaagaattatttgtcatgggTACTGGATGCTGAAATTCACCTTACCGCTAAGGTTCTTGGTGATAGTATAATTGAAGGAAATATGACATCAAGTCAGGATAAAGCGAAAGCTATGATTTTCCTTCGTCATCATCTTGATGAAAGTCTGAAGGTTGAATACCTTACGGTGAAAGACCCACTTGAATTGTGGATAGGTTTGAAAGGGAGGTATGACCACCTCAAGGCAACG AATAACTTCccaattgaaattatgtggggaaaaataaaagatgaggaCATGTTGAAAAAGACACTAACTACTTTCCATGCCTATAATATGATATTACAGCAGCAATATCGtgaaaaaaaatttcagaaatactCTGAACTGATCTCGTGCCTTCTGGTGGCTGAGCAGCATAATGACTTTCTAATGAAAAATCACGAAGCCCGTCCCGCTGGAAGTGCTCCGTTATCGGAGGCACACGCGGTTGAAGCACATGGCCAGTCTGAAATAAGACAAAATAATCGGGGCCATGACAATGTGCGCTGCATGACAAAGGCAAAAGACGATACAATAATCGTCGAGGTGGTGGTCATTGTCATCGTTGTGGCCTTAAAGGTCACTGAAAAAATGAATGTCGGGTACCAGAGCATTTCGTAA